In a single window of the Micrococcaceae bacterium Sec5.7 genome:
- a CDS encoding phosphodiesterase — protein MELIEAEHPRPRHFLLHLSDPHLLGGPDPLHGAVDSEARLIQLFEEVLASGARPEAVIFTGDLADQGDPEAYAKLRAIVEPACKALKAKVIWAMGNHDNRANFRTGLLDQPADDSPVDHSYFINGLRVITMDTSVPGFHHGELSDAQLEWLSAELATPAPDGTILALHHPPVPSVLDLAVLVELRGQAALAAVLRNSDVRTILAGHLHYSTTASFAGIPVSVASATCYTQDLNVAVGGTRGRDGGQAFNLVHVYEHTIVHSVVLLGSTPTVGEYVSPAETQRRLAAAGIRIPRKAKPEGVAKTPSRRPILTRK, from the coding sequence ATGGAGCTCATCGAGGCCGAACACCCCCGGCCACGCCACTTTTTACTCCACCTGAGCGACCCCCACTTGTTGGGAGGTCCGGACCCCCTCCATGGCGCAGTGGACAGTGAAGCCCGCCTCATCCAGCTTTTCGAAGAGGTCCTTGCCTCCGGCGCCCGCCCGGAAGCCGTGATTTTCACCGGCGATCTGGCAGACCAGGGCGATCCCGAGGCCTATGCCAAACTCCGGGCCATTGTGGAACCCGCCTGCAAGGCTCTCAAAGCCAAGGTCATCTGGGCCATGGGCAACCACGACAACCGGGCCAACTTCCGCACCGGCCTGCTGGACCAGCCCGCCGACGATTCCCCCGTGGACCACAGCTACTTCATCAACGGACTCCGCGTCATCACCATGGACACGTCGGTTCCGGGTTTTCATCATGGCGAACTCAGCGACGCCCAGCTCGAATGGCTGTCCGCGGAACTGGCAACTCCTGCTCCGGACGGCACCATCCTGGCGCTCCACCACCCGCCGGTCCCCTCCGTGCTGGACCTCGCCGTTCTGGTGGAACTCCGCGGCCAGGCCGCGCTGGCCGCTGTGCTGCGCAACTCGGACGTCCGCACAATCCTGGCGGGCCACCTGCATTATTCGACGACGGCGAGCTTCGCCGGCATCCCGGTGTCCGTTGCGTCCGCCACGTGTTACACCCAGGACCTCAACGTGGCAGTCGGCGGAACGCGCGGCCGCGACGGCGGGCAGGCGTTCAACCTGGTGCACGTGTATGAGCACACGATCGTGCATTCGGTTGTGCTGCTCGGCAGTACCCCCACAGTAGGGGAGTATGTCAGCCCGGCGGAGACGCAACGGCGGCTAGCGGCGGCCGGCATCCGCATCCCTAGGAAGGCGAAACCCGAGGGTGTGGCGAAGACGCCGTCCCGCCGTCCGATCCTCACACGCAAGTAA
- a CDS encoding glutathione peroxidase yields the protein MTSLYSIPLTLNDGTETDFGRFKGNVVLVVNVASRCGFTSQYGGLEALYEKFQDKGLEVLGVPCNQFAGQEPGSDDEIAEFCERNFGVTFPLTVKANVRGKDLHPLYAELTKFKISVLPGLVKWNFEKFLVNRDGEVVARFAPTVEPDSAEVIDAIEKALG from the coding sequence GTGACTTCCCTGTACTCCATCCCGCTCACACTCAACGACGGCACCGAAACTGACTTCGGCCGTTTCAAAGGCAATGTGGTGCTGGTGGTCAATGTGGCGTCGCGGTGTGGCTTCACATCCCAGTACGGCGGACTGGAAGCACTGTACGAAAAATTCCAGGACAAGGGCCTCGAGGTCCTGGGCGTGCCCTGCAACCAGTTCGCAGGTCAGGAACCGGGCAGCGACGACGAGATCGCGGAGTTCTGCGAGCGCAACTTCGGCGTGACATTCCCGCTGACCGTCAAGGCCAACGTCCGCGGCAAGGACCTGCACCCGCTCTACGCCGAACTCACCAAATTCAAGATCAGTGTGCTTCCGGGCCTGGTGAAATGGAACTTTGAGAAGTTCCTGGTAAACCGCGACGGCGAAGTCGTGGCGCGCTTTGCTCCCACTGTTGAGCCTGACTCGGCTGAGGTTATTGACGCCATCGAGAAGGCGCTCGGCTGA
- a CDS encoding M23 family metallopeptidase, which produces MGTHGGIGSTARISGPGRLVLRGLSASVVVALSIFAFGFRGPADSLDSTRAAPTAAPSGVVGPGLLDPGQAFSGRDVPGDLTADSLAKLSYGRTAVDTTSEAAVAKSNVTARTPGVASAVLKRPANGFLMAPLELLNPTSPFGFRRSPITGEAGEFHWGQDFAAACGTRVYSADAGIVRAVGWHPWGGGNRVEIDHGDGLITTYNHLQGISVKTGDPIRVGEIIAKVGTTGSSTGCHLHFEVIKNGKHENPLNWTLIPISQLEPLVPTVMTSYDPATASAAGWAIPVAAGPADNRAPVGPAASAAKPRPAASSKPSLSTSSSSKPTVTVKPKPATKTTATPTPTPTPTPTPTPTPTPTPAVTPTPTPTPTPTPAVTPTPTPTPTVTPTETPTPTPTPTPTVTPTETPTPTPTPTVIPTPTATPTETVTATPTAAP; this is translated from the coding sequence GTGGGGACTCACGGCGGCATCGGTTCGACAGCGCGGATAAGCGGCCCAGGCCGTCTGGTTCTGCGCGGTCTTTCGGCGTCCGTGGTCGTGGCACTTTCCATTTTTGCGTTTGGCTTCCGGGGACCTGCGGATTCCTTGGACAGCACACGAGCGGCCCCGACCGCTGCCCCCAGCGGCGTGGTTGGCCCGGGCCTCCTGGATCCGGGGCAAGCATTCTCCGGACGTGACGTGCCGGGCGATCTCACCGCTGATTCGTTGGCGAAACTTTCGTATGGCCGTACCGCGGTAGACACGACGTCCGAGGCAGCCGTTGCCAAGTCCAACGTAACGGCCAGGACTCCGGGCGTGGCCTCTGCGGTCCTGAAGCGCCCTGCGAACGGGTTCCTGATGGCCCCGTTGGAATTGCTCAACCCCACTTCCCCTTTCGGGTTCCGGCGCAGCCCGATCACCGGCGAGGCCGGTGAATTTCATTGGGGCCAGGACTTTGCGGCTGCCTGCGGCACTCGTGTCTATTCCGCTGATGCGGGCATAGTGAGGGCTGTGGGATGGCATCCGTGGGGCGGCGGCAACCGTGTAGAGATTGACCACGGCGACGGGCTCATCACCACTTACAACCACCTTCAGGGAATCTCCGTCAAGACGGGCGATCCCATCCGCGTGGGCGAGATCATCGCCAAGGTCGGCACAACCGGCTCCTCCACCGGATGCCACCTCCATTTTGAAGTGATCAAGAACGGCAAACACGAGAACCCGCTGAACTGGACTCTGATTCCCATCAGCCAGCTGGAGCCGCTGGTGCCGACCGTCATGACGAGTTACGATCCCGCGACGGCCAGTGCCGCCGGCTGGGCCATTCCCGTGGCTGCCGGCCCGGCTGACAATAGAGCGCCAGTGGGTCCGGCAGCGTCTGCGGCCAAACCCAGGCCGGCCGCGAGCTCCAAGCCCAGTCTGTCGACAAGCTCTTCCTCCAAGCCGACGGTCACGGTGAAGCCGAAGCCCGCCACCAAAACCACGGCGACTCCGACACCGACACCGACACCGACACCGACACCGACACCGACGCCGACGCCGACTCCCGCCGTGACGCCGACCCCGACGCCGACCCCGACGCCGACTCCCGCCGTGACGCCGACCCCGACGCCGACCCCTACGGTGACGCCTACCGAGACCCCGACGCCTACCCCGACGCCGACCCCTACGGTGACGCCTACCGAGACCCCGACGCCTACCCCGACGCCTACCGTGATTCCGACCCCCACGGCCACGCCGACGGAAACCGTTACAGCCACCCCCACCGCCGCGCCTTAG
- a CDS encoding MFS transporter: protein MLLLVLCTVLALDGLDVSMVGVALPSIGRELNLGTDSLQWIVSGYVLGYGSLLLLGGRMADLLGRRRIFLIALSVFAAASLLGGLVDNPTLLIATRFVKGLAAAFTAPTGFSIITTNFAEGRERNRALSIFTTFGASGFSLGLVVGGLMTTMSWRWTFLVSVPIAVAVVFLARKFIPKDNPADQQQDSGHDVWGAVTLALGMLGLVYTLVSAPEKGWGSVATIAGFVVSVAVLAAFAVIENRVKHPLIRFSILKEGWVARANLSAVGLFGSYLSFQFIVTLFLQTVLGWSPLNMALALLPAGLLVASSAPFADRLIEKFGATRLILTGLGSLALGYVLFLRVGTTPNYALDILPSVVLLGIGFALAFPSINVQATAGIRNSEQGLAAGLIQTSTQVGAALVLAVTTALVSGSGNASDGGASAAGSGPSGSGAMSAVDAAAMLAQYRPGLILSAAVAIAALLVAAAPSRRRKAVLPAD from the coding sequence ATGCTGCTCCTGGTTCTGTGCACCGTGCTTGCCCTCGACGGCCTGGACGTCTCGATGGTGGGCGTGGCTTTGCCCTCCATCGGCCGCGAACTCAATCTGGGAACCGATTCGCTGCAATGGATCGTCTCCGGGTATGTGCTCGGCTACGGAAGTCTCCTCCTCCTTGGCGGGCGGATGGCGGACCTGTTGGGCCGCCGTCGTATATTCCTCATCGCCCTCAGCGTCTTCGCTGCAGCCTCGCTGCTGGGCGGACTGGTGGACAACCCCACCCTCCTCATCGCAACCCGCTTCGTCAAGGGACTGGCCGCGGCATTCACGGCACCCACCGGGTTCTCCATCATCACCACCAACTTCGCGGAGGGTCGCGAACGCAACCGTGCGCTTTCCATATTCACCACCTTTGGCGCCAGCGGATTCTCCCTGGGCCTGGTGGTGGGCGGGCTGATGACCACCATGAGCTGGCGGTGGACGTTCCTGGTTTCGGTGCCGATCGCCGTCGCCGTTGTATTTCTTGCCCGGAAGTTCATTCCGAAGGACAACCCGGCAGACCAGCAGCAGGACAGCGGGCACGATGTCTGGGGCGCCGTAACCTTGGCGCTCGGCATGCTGGGCCTGGTTTACACGCTGGTTTCGGCACCGGAGAAGGGCTGGGGATCTGTGGCAACTATCGCCGGGTTCGTGGTTTCCGTGGCCGTGCTGGCGGCGTTTGCAGTGATCGAAAACCGTGTGAAGCATCCGTTGATCCGCTTCAGTATTTTGAAGGAAGGCTGGGTGGCGCGGGCCAACCTGAGCGCCGTGGGCCTGTTCGGTTCATACCTGAGCTTCCAGTTCATCGTCACCCTGTTCCTGCAGACGGTGCTCGGCTGGAGTCCGCTCAACATGGCACTGGCCCTGTTGCCGGCAGGACTGCTGGTGGCGTCGAGCGCGCCGTTCGCTGACCGGCTCATTGAGAAATTTGGTGCCACCCGGCTGATCCTGACCGGGCTGGGGTCGCTCGCTCTCGGCTATGTGTTGTTCCTGCGGGTGGGGACTACTCCCAACTATGCGCTGGACATCCTGCCTTCCGTGGTGCTGCTGGGCATCGGCTTCGCGCTAGCCTTCCCGTCCATCAATGTCCAGGCCACTGCCGGCATCAGAAATTCAGAGCAGGGCCTGGCAGCCGGTCTCATCCAGACAAGTACCCAGGTGGGAGCCGCGTTGGTTCTGGCGGTCACCACCGCCCTGGTCAGCGGTAGCGGCAACGCGTCCGACGGCGGTGCTTCCGCCGCCGGTTCCGGCCCGTCTGGTTCCGGTGCCATGTCGGCCGTTGACGCGGCTGCCATGCTGGCGCAGTACCGCCCCGGCCTGATCCTGAGCGCGGCGGTGGCGATTGCGGCCCTGCTGGTCGCGGCGGCGCCGTCCCGCCGCCGGAAGGCCGTTCTCCCGGCTGACTGA
- a CDS encoding TOBE domain-containing protein produces the protein MMVCAATEVLAAVADRGVTGENYAISIRPERLKFRSAAGAENGGEATLVSSTNLGASIRHRLTAGGHELQLREPSPDAAVVDFFNMPASVKTLLAKCLIG, from the coding sequence ATGATGGTCTGCGCCGCGACTGAAGTGTTGGCCGCTGTGGCTGACCGCGGCGTGACGGGGGAAAACTACGCCATCTCCATCCGCCCGGAGCGCCTCAAATTCAGGTCTGCTGCGGGAGCCGAAAACGGTGGTGAAGCCACGCTTGTTTCCTCCACCAACCTCGGCGCCAGCATCCGCCACCGGCTCACTGCCGGGGGCCACGAGCTCCAGCTGCGCGAGCCGAGCCCGGACGCCGCCGTCGTCGACTTTTTCAACATGCCTGCAAGCGTTAAGACATTGTTAGCCAAATGTCTGATTGGATGA
- a CDS encoding MarR family transcriptional regulator: MATPQDRQLVEEWRSIQSAYFRTAGAIDRELEARFSIGLNEFEILDLVADSTESACRMKQLGERTPMTQSAMSKVVDRLQKAGLISRHSCEDDRRSLFLELTDAGRTLHANAAVAHRELLKENLA; encoded by the coding sequence ATGGCAACACCCCAGGACCGGCAACTCGTTGAGGAATGGCGCAGCATCCAGAGCGCCTACTTCCGGACCGCCGGTGCAATCGACCGCGAGCTTGAAGCAAGATTCAGTATCGGCCTTAACGAATTCGAGATCCTGGACCTCGTGGCGGACAGCACCGAATCGGCCTGCCGCATGAAGCAGCTCGGCGAACGTACGCCCATGACCCAGAGCGCCATGTCCAAGGTGGTGGACCGGCTGCAGAAGGCCGGTCTGATCAGCAGGCATTCCTGCGAGGACGACCGCCGCTCGCTGTTCCTGGAACTGACCGATGCCGGCCGTACCCTCCATGCGAACGCCGCGGTGGCACACCGTGAGCTGCTGAAAGAGAACCTGGCCTGA